A part of Aegilops tauschii subsp. strangulata cultivar AL8/78 chromosome 2, Aet v6.0, whole genome shotgun sequence genomic DNA contains:
- the LOC141041183 gene encoding uncharacterized protein — protein MIHDEEWMILDATIIRWFYLTISTDLFHTVVDDDDDAYAVWTKLNGLFTDNKLQRKVLLHGEFYGCQQLDSSIYDFCMRLKKLADELCDLGETVGDELLISTLTAGLNEDFGNAASNLTLILEPTH, from the coding sequence ATGATCCATGACGAGGAGTGGATGATCCTCGACGCCACCATCATCCGCTGGTTCTATCTCACCATCTCCACCGACCTCTTCCACACCGTGGTGGATGATGACGACGATGCCTACGCCGTCTGGACCAAGCTCAAcggcctcttcaccgacaacaaGCTGCAGCGCAAGGTCCTTCTACACGGCGAGTTTTACGGGTGCCAGCAGCTTGACTCGTCCATCTACGATTTTTGCATGCGCCTGAAAAAGCTTGCCGATGAGCTCTGCGATCTAGGGGAGACAGTTGGCGACGAGCTCCTCATCAGCACCCTCACCGCCGGTCTCAACGAGGATTTTGGGAACGCCGCCTCCAACCTCACCCTCATCCTGGAGCCCactcactag